One Qiania dongpingensis genomic window carries:
- the rplU gene encoding 50S ribosomal protein L21: MYAIIATGGKQYKVAEGDIIKVEKLGAEAGETYTFDQVLAVGGEELTIGCPTVAGASVSATVMNDGRGKKVIVYKYKRKTGYHKKNGHRQAYTQLKIDKINA, encoded by the coding sequence ATGTACGCGATTATAGCAACAGGTGGAAAGCAGTATAAAGTTGCCGAAGGCGATATCATCAAGGTGGAGAAGCTTGGCGCAGAAGCCGGCGAGACTTACACATTCGACCAGGTATTGGCCGTAGGCGGTGAAGAGCTTACCATTGGCTGCCCTACTGTGGCAGGTGCAAGCGTTTCTGCTACTGTGATGAATGATGGCAGAGGCAAAAAGGTTATCGTTTACAAGTATAAGAGGAAGACCGGATATCACAAGAAAAACGGTCACAGACAGGCTTATACCCAGTTAAAGATTGATAAGATCAATGCTTAA
- a CDS encoding tyrosine-type recombinase/integrase, producing the protein MEQKPYYEQVDIQNTKKLRELVSTLPSFSATFFRGIEQTTSSRTRIAYAYDLRVFFEFLLKENPYYRNKEMKDITLDDLDRVRAFDLEEYMEYLKYYSNDENTEHINKERGITRKISALKSFYNYFYKKEMLQNNPAALISLPKLHEKDIIRLDIDEVATLLDQVENGEGLTKRQQAFHEKTKIRDVALLTLLLGTGIRVSECVGLDINDVDFRNDGIRIHRKGGKEVVVYFGEEVREALLDYIEERKRVIPASGHEQALFLSLQSRRMSVKSVENLVKKYARIVSPLKKITPHKLRSTYGTNLYRETGDIYLVADVLGHSDVNTTRKHYAALEEERRRSARNAVRLREKPDKN; encoded by the coding sequence ATGGAACAAAAGCCTTATTATGAACAGGTCGATATACAGAATACGAAAAAGCTCCGGGAACTGGTGTCCACTCTCCCATCCTTTTCCGCCACATTTTTCCGCGGCATTGAGCAGACCACCTCATCCCGTACCAGAATTGCATATGCTTATGACCTCCGGGTATTCTTTGAATTTTTGCTGAAGGAGAACCCTTATTATAGGAACAAAGAGATGAAGGATATCACACTTGACGATCTGGACAGGGTGAGGGCTTTTGATCTGGAAGAATATATGGAATACCTCAAGTATTATTCCAATGATGAAAATACGGAACATATCAATAAGGAACGTGGCATAACACGGAAAATTTCCGCACTCAAATCTTTTTACAATTACTTCTATAAGAAAGAAATGCTTCAGAATAATCCTGCCGCGCTGATCTCGCTTCCAAAGCTCCATGAAAAGGACATTATCCGCCTGGATATCGATGAAGTGGCCACCCTTTTGGACCAGGTGGAAAATGGGGAAGGGCTTACGAAACGTCAGCAGGCATTTCACGAAAAAACGAAGATACGGGACGTCGCGCTGCTGACTTTGCTGCTCGGCACAGGTATCCGTGTTTCCGAGTGTGTTGGCCTGGATATAAATGATGTGGACTTTCGAAATGACGGAATTCGGATTCATCGGAAGGGCGGAAAAGAAGTCGTCGTTTATTTTGGTGAGGAAGTGCGTGAAGCACTGCTGGATTATATCGAAGAACGGAAACGGGTCATACCGGCTTCCGGACATGAACAGGCACTTTTTCTGTCTCTCCAATCCAGGAGGATGAGTGTAAAAAGCGTGGAGAATCTGGTAAAGAAATACGCAAGGATCGTATCTCCTCTGAAAAAGATCACGCCTCATAAGCTTCGGAGCACCTATGGTACAAATCTTTACAGGGAAACAGGTGACATTTATCTTGTAGCGGATGTGCTTGGCCATTCCGACGTGAACACCACCAGGAAGCACTATGCCGCACTGGAAGAAGAACGGCGGCGAAGTGCGAGAAACGCAGTTCGTCTGCGGGAGAAACCGGATAAAAATTAA
- the yhbY gene encoding ribosome assembly RNA-binding protein YhbY — protein sequence MNSRQRAYLKSLAMTIDPVMQIGKSSLTPEITEAVSEALEARELVKVNVLKNCLDDPRMIAEALAERTRSQVVQVIGKKIVLYRESKTKKKLELPK from the coding sequence ATGAACAGCAGACAAAGAGCATATTTAAAAAGTCTGGCCATGACAATTGATCCGGTCATGCAGATAGGCAAGTCGAGTCTGACGCCGGAGATCACAGAAGCTGTCAGCGAAGCTCTGGAAGCACGGGAACTGGTGAAAGTAAACGTTCTTAAAAACTGTCTGGATGATCCTCGCATGATCGCAGAGGCACTGGCAGAGCGGACACGTTCACAGGTCGTACAGGTCATAGGAAAAAAGATTGTCCTGTATCGGGAATCCAAAACGAAAAAGAAGCTTGAACTTCCAAAATAA
- the nadD gene encoding nicotinate-nucleotide adenylyltransferase produces MELSDRSTRKKVGIMGGTFDPIHIAHLILAQQACVQFDLDEVLFMPSSQPPHKDNRQVSSVEHRQAMVELAIDGNDKFVYSDLEIRRVGTTYTSDTLKELCVSHPDTIFYFIMGADSLFAVGSWHKPEEIFQKAILLVGNRMDMPEDKLKRQIQYLEGHFGGQIYPIDMPDIAISSHEVRNRRASGLPIRYYVPESVYQYIMEKQLYQ; encoded by the coding sequence ATGGAATTATCGGACAGATCGACAAGAAAAAAAGTGGGGATAATGGGAGGTACGTTCGATCCCATACACATTGCCCATTTGATTTTAGCCCAACAGGCGTGCGTCCAGTTTGACCTGGATGAAGTACTTTTCATGCCGTCTTCCCAGCCTCCCCATAAAGATAACAGGCAGGTATCCTCAGTGGAGCACAGGCAGGCCATGGTAGAGCTTGCCATTGACGGAAATGATAAGTTTGTTTATTCCGATTTGGAAATAAGGAGAGTTGGTACGACCTATACCAGCGATACGCTGAAAGAGCTGTGTGTTTCTCATCCGGATACCATTTTTTATTTTATCATGGGCGCCGATTCTCTTTTTGCCGTAGGAAGCTGGCATAAACCGGAAGAAATCTTCCAGAAAGCGATTCTCTTGGTGGGGAACCGTATGGATATGCCGGAGGATAAGCTGAAACGGCAGATTCAATATCTAGAGGGCCATTTTGGCGGACAGATCTATCCGATCGATATGCCGGATATCGCCATCTCTTCCCATGAAGTGCGGAACAGAAGGGCCTCCGGGCTTCCCATACGATATTATGTTCCAGAATCTGTCTATCAATATATTATGGAAAAACAGCTGTATCAATAG
- the yqeK gene encoding bis(5'-nucleosyl)-tetraphosphatase (symmetrical) YqeK produces the protein MKPDRLTIKEKLRHKLGIGRFEHTLGVAYTSSCLAMRYGCNPEDAELGGLLHDCAKQYDNSTLLKKSLKYELPVSEAERQNPSLLHAKLGAYLAQHKYDVQNPEILDAIRYHTTGRPAMTLLEKIIYVADYMEPRRFKAPNLEKIRCLAFVDLDRAVYEIMSDTLDYLKEMPDCIDETTQEACAYYQALFEKNTMEQKENCS, from the coding sequence ATGAAACCTGATCGTTTGACCATAAAAGAAAAGCTTCGTCATAAGCTTGGCATTGGGAGGTTTGAGCACACGTTGGGCGTGGCGTACACATCCTCCTGTCTTGCCATGCGCTATGGCTGTAACCCAGAAGATGCAGAGCTGGGCGGTCTGCTCCATGACTGCGCCAAACAGTATGACAACAGTACTTTGCTAAAAAAGAGTTTAAAATACGAGCTTCCGGTTTCTGAAGCGGAAAGACAAAATCCGTCTCTTCTTCATGCAAAGCTGGGGGCTTATCTGGCACAGCACAAATATGACGTGCAGAACCCGGAGATCCTGGATGCCATACGGTATCATACGACCGGCCGGCCGGCGATGACACTATTGGAAAAGATTATCTATGTGGCCGACTATATGGAGCCCCGCCGGTTTAAAGCGCCAAATCTGGAAAAAATCCGCTGCCTGGCTTTTGTGGATCTGGACCGGGCCGTATATGAAATCATGTCGGACACACTTGATTATCTGAAAGAAATGCCGGACTGTATCGATGAGACTACGCAGGAGGCATGCGCCTATTACCAGGCGCTGTTCGAGAAGAATACTATGGAACAAAAGGAGAACTGCTCATGA
- the obgE gene encoding GTPase ObgE — MFADSAKIFIKSGKGGDGHVSFRRELYVPNGGPDGGDGGRGGDIIFEVDKGLNALTDFRHVRKYVATSGEEGGKRRCHGKDGQDLVIKVPEGTVIKDFESGKVIADMSGGNMRETILKGGNGGNGNMHYATATMQVPKYAQPGQDGQELWVILELKVIADVGLVGFPNVGKSTLLSRVSNARPKIANYHFTTINPHLGVVDLDDHKSFVMADIPGLIEGASEGVGLGHAFLKHIERTKVLIHMVDAASTEGRDPIEDIKAINGELEKYNPELLKRPQVIAANKIDALGPDGQETTEKIRSFFEKDGIKVFPISAVSGQGLKELLYYVYGLLQELDDTPVVFEREFDPSEILINENLPYTVEKLKEGYYSIEGPKIEKMLGYTNIDSEKGFEFFQNFLKKTGILEDLEKAGIQEGDTVKMYGLEFDYYK; from the coding sequence ATGTTTGCAGACAGTGCAAAGATCTTTATAAAATCCGGAAAAGGCGGTGACGGTCACGTGAGCTTCCGCAGGGAACTCTATGTGCCGAACGGAGGACCGGACGGCGGTGACGGCGGCCGTGGAGGAGACATTATATTTGAAGTGGACAAGGGCCTCAATGCGCTGACAGACTTCCGCCATGTACGTAAATATGTGGCGACCAGCGGGGAAGAGGGCGGAAAACGCCGCTGTCACGGAAAAGACGGCCAGGATCTGGTCATCAAAGTACCGGAGGGCACCGTCATCAAGGACTTTGAAAGTGGAAAGGTCATAGCCGATATGTCCGGCGGCAACATGAGAGAAACCATATTAAAGGGCGGTAACGGCGGTAATGGAAACATGCATTACGCCACAGCCACCATGCAGGTGCCGAAATATGCCCAGCCGGGCCAGGACGGCCAGGAGCTTTGGGTCATTCTGGAGCTGAAGGTGATCGCGGATGTGGGACTGGTAGGATTTCCAAATGTGGGGAAATCCACCCTTCTTTCCAGAGTGAGCAATGCAAGGCCCAAAATCGCCAATTATCATTTCACCACGATCAATCCCCACTTAGGGGTCGTCGATCTGGATGACCATAAGAGCTTTGTCATGGCTGATATCCCCGGACTCATAGAAGGAGCTTCAGAGGGCGTTGGCTTGGGACATGCTTTTTTAAAGCATATCGAACGGACAAAAGTTCTTATCCATATGGTTGACGCTGCCTCCACAGAGGGGCGCGATCCCATAGAGGATATAAAGGCCATAAACGGGGAGCTTGAGAAATATAATCCGGAGCTGCTTAAACGTCCTCAGGTCATTGCAGCTAATAAGATTGACGCGCTGGGGCCCGACGGACAGGAAACGACGGAGAAGATCCGCAGCTTCTTTGAAAAAGATGGGATAAAGGTATTCCCGATCTCAGCAGTCAGCGGACAGGGATTAAAGGAGCTTCTCTATTATGTCTATGGCCTTCTGCAGGAACTGGATGATACCCCCGTCGTCTTTGAACGGGAATTCGATCCGTCAGAGATATTGATCAATGAGAATCTGCCGTATACGGTTGAAAAGCTGAAGGAAGGTTATTATAGTATAGAGGGACCTAAAATAGAAAAAATGCTGGGTTACACCAACATTGATTCGGAAAAAGGGTTTGAGTTTTTCCAGAATTTCTTAAAAAAGACTGGTATTCTGGAGGATTTGGAAAAGGCAGGCATACAAGAAGGCGATACCGTAAAAATGTACGGACTGGAATTTGATTATTATAAATAG
- the rsfS gene encoding ribosome silencing factor has translation MNQSKKMASIVYNALSDKKGQDVTIIDISEVSCLADYFIIANGENSNQVQAMIDNVEEEMDKAGYQCSQREGYQAAKWILLDYKDVVVHVFSKEDRRFYDLERIWRDGKFITEKELAL, from the coding sequence ATGAACCAATCTAAAAAAATGGCTTCCATCGTGTATAATGCCCTCAGTGACAAGAAAGGGCAGGATGTGACGATCATCGATATTTCGGAGGTGTCTTGCCTGGCTGATTATTTTATCATTGCCAATGGTGAAAACAGCAACCAGGTTCAGGCGATGATAGACAATGTGGAAGAGGAGATGGATAAGGCCGGCTACCAATGTTCTCAAAGAGAGGGCTACCAGGCTGCGAAATGGATCCTTCTGGACTATAAAGACGTGGTCGTGCATGTGTTTTCAAAAGAGGACCGCCGTTTCTATGATTTGGAACGTATCTGGAGGGACGGTAAGTTTATTACAGAAAAGGAACTGGCGCTTTAA
- a CDS encoding tRNA lysidine(34) synthetase — MNLQKLLSYTRRAVDDYQMISPGDKIAVGISGGKDSLTLLYALRGLQRFYPNPFTIEAISIAVFKEMDLNPVKALCGELGVPYTIVPTDISEIVFKERKEDNPCSLCAKMRKGAFNEKAKELGCNKVAYAHHKDDIVETMLMSLIFEGRFHSFSPYTYLDRMDLTVIRPLLYVPEADIIGFKNQYELPVCKNPCPADGHTKREYAKNLVRQLSTEHPGAKERMFTAVINGRIPGWPEKKGKE, encoded by the coding sequence ATGAATCTCCAAAAATTACTCAGTTACACCCGCCGTGCGGTGGATGACTATCAAATGATCTCACCCGGCGATAAAATAGCCGTAGGGATATCCGGCGGAAAAGACAGCCTGACTCTTTTATACGCGCTTCGTGGTCTTCAGAGATTTTATCCGAATCCCTTCACCATTGAAGCGATCAGCATTGCTGTTTTTAAAGAGATGGATCTGAATCCGGTAAAGGCTCTCTGCGGGGAACTGGGGGTTCCCTATACCATTGTTCCGACGGACATCTCAGAAATCGTTTTTAAGGAGCGTAAGGAGGACAACCCCTGCTCACTTTGCGCCAAAATGAGGAAAGGGGCCTTTAATGAAAAGGCCAAAGAATTGGGATGCAATAAAGTGGCTTACGCCCACCACAAGGATGATATTGTAGAAACCATGTTGATGTCTTTAATATTTGAGGGACGCTTCCACTCCTTTTCCCCCTATACATATCTGGACCGCATGGACCTGACGGTCATCCGGCCGCTGTTATATGTACCGGAGGCGGATATCATCGGATTTAAAAATCAATATGAGCTTCCGGTCTGCAAAAATCCCTGTCCTGCCGATGGCCATACAAAGCGGGAATATGCGAAGAATCTGGTGCGTCAGCTGAGTACAGAGCACCCCGGCGCCAAAGAACGGATGTTTACGGCTGTAATAAACGGGAGAATCCCCGGCTGGCCTGAAAAGAAAGGGAAAGAATAA
- a CDS encoding recombinase family protein: protein MEYGYIRVSSTDQNEDRQLIALHGKGIPDSRIYMDKQSGKDFNRPKYKRLMRRVKQGDLLYILSIDRLGRNYREIQEQWRLLTQEKGVDICVLDMPLLDTRQGKDLMGTFIADLVLQILSFVAQSERENIRKRQAEGIAAAKARGVKFGRPPVPLPGNFYEVHRAWRGKKMTLRQAAEACGMPEGTFYAKVVKFEKVD from the coding sequence TTGGAATATGGATATATCCGTGTTTCCAGCACAGACCAGAACGAGGACAGGCAACTCATAGCCCTGCATGGGAAAGGCATACCGGACAGCCGGATTTACATGGATAAGCAGTCGGGGAAAGACTTTAACCGGCCCAAATACAAGCGGTTGATGCGGCGGGTGAAACAGGGCGATTTGCTGTATATCCTGAGCATTGACCGCTTGGGGCGCAATTATCGGGAGATACAGGAGCAATGGCGGTTATTGACGCAGGAAAAAGGCGTAGATATTTGCGTTTTAGATATGCCGCTTTTGGACACCCGGCAGGGAAAAGACCTGATGGGAACGTTTATTGCCGATTTGGTATTGCAGATTTTATCTTTCGTGGCCCAGAGCGAACGGGAAAACATACGCAAACGGCAGGCGGAAGGGATTGCGGCGGCGAAAGCAAGGGGCGTTAAATTCGGCAGGCCGCCTGTCCCCTTGCCGGGCAACTTTTATGAGGTACACAGGGCATGGCGGGGCAAAAAAATGACACTCCGGCAGGCGGCGGAAGCCTGCGGAATGCCGGAAGGCACATTCTATGCGAAAGTGGTCAAATTTGAAAAAGTTGATTAA
- a CDS encoding ribosomal-processing cysteine protease Prp produces MKTMITVKVKIDSDGRYRGFEVKGHAGFAPAGEDIVCAAVSVLTQNTINAIETFTKDDISYSADDGYLECSLPGMVSEESKLLLNALMLGLESVEESYRTDKKGNQLICILTEEV; encoded by the coding sequence ATGAAAACGATGATTACGGTTAAAGTAAAGATAGATTCGGATGGAAGATACCGCGGTTTTGAGGTAAAAGGCCATGCGGGTTTTGCGCCCGCCGGTGAGGATATCGTGTGCGCTGCTGTCTCTGTATTGACACAGAACACCATAAATGCCATTGAGACCTTTACGAAAGATGATATTTCTTATTCGGCCGATGACGGTTATCTGGAGTGTTCCCTTCCGGGGATGGTCAGTGAAGAATCTAAATTGTTGCTGAACGCTCTGATGCTTGGACTTGAAAGCGTCGAAGAGAGTTACAGGACGGACAAAAAAGGAAATCAGTTGATATGTATCCTGACTGAGGAGGTGTAA
- the lexA gene encoding transcriptional repressor LexA: MSGKITAKQMEILEFIKKEILKKGYPPTVREICETVHLKSTSSVHSHLETLEKNGYIRRDPTKPRAIEIVDDVFGLTRREMVQVPVIGTVAAGQPLLAAENIENYFPFPAEMLPNKDTYMLRVKGDSMVNVGIFDGDQILCETASTASNGEIVVALVEDSATVKRFYKEKGYYRLQPENDSMEPIILKEVKVIGKVIGLFRLMS, encoded by the coding sequence ATGTCTGGTAAAATTACGGCAAAGCAGATGGAGATTTTAGAATTCATAAAGAAAGAAATCTTAAAGAAAGGGTATCCGCCCACCGTCCGTGAAATTTGTGAGACTGTCCATTTGAAATCGACCTCGTCGGTCCACTCTCATCTTGAGACATTGGAAAAAAACGGGTATATACGGCGCGACCCGACGAAGCCCAGGGCCATTGAAATTGTAGATGATGTGTTCGGACTGACCCGACGGGAGATGGTGCAGGTTCCTGTCATCGGTACGGTAGCGGCCGGCCAGCCGCTTCTCGCTGCAGAAAATATTGAAAACTACTTTCCATTTCCGGCGGAGATGCTGCCCAATAAAGATACCTATATGCTTCGCGTAAAAGGCGACAGTATGGTAAATGTGGGTATCTTTGACGGAGATCAGATTCTCTGTGAGACGGCTTCCACTGCCTCCAATGGAGAAATCGTCGTGGCTTTGGTAGAAGACTCTGCAACAGTAAAAAGATTTTATAAAGAAAAAGGATATTATCGCCTCCAACCGGAAAATGATTCCATGGAACCGATTATTCTAAAAGAAGTGAAGGTAATCGGAAAAGTAATCGGGCTGTTCCGTCTGATGTCCTGA
- a CDS encoding aldo/keto reductase, which translates to MKYIEVGKSGVKASNLVMGCMRLKGKTPAEAEKLIRTAMEEGINYFDHADVYGRAGKRGECEEIFSKAIGLSKPSVREKMIIQSKCGIVKSATGAYDFSKEHILKATDGILSRLNTDYLDFLLLHRPDTLMEPAEVTEAFETLFKQGKVRHFGVSNQKPFQVKLLQKYLPYKLEINQLQLSIVHCPMIDSGISVNMDMEQAYDREGSILEYSRLHDMTIQAWSPFQKGFFGGPFLGDLENYRKLNEVIDRLAAKYEVTNTAIAVAWITRHPANIQVILGTTNIQRMKDACKGSEITLTRDEWYEVYQAAGKKLP; encoded by the coding sequence ATGAAATACATAGAGGTAGGAAAATCTGGCGTTAAAGCCTCCAACCTGGTCATGGGCTGTATGCGGCTAAAAGGAAAAACACCGGCGGAGGCGGAAAAGCTGATCCGAACGGCCATGGAAGAGGGTATCAATTACTTTGACCATGCGGACGTCTACGGCAGAGCCGGAAAACGCGGAGAATGCGAAGAGATATTCAGTAAGGCAATCGGCCTTTCCAAACCTTCTGTCCGGGAGAAAATGATCATCCAAAGCAAATGCGGGATTGTAAAAAGTGCAACCGGGGCTTATGATTTTTCCAAGGAGCATATCCTGAAGGCCACAGACGGCATTTTAAGCCGGTTAAACACAGATTATCTGGATTTCCTCCTTCTTCACCGGCCCGATACCCTCATGGAACCGGCAGAGGTAACAGAGGCTTTTGAAACCTTATTTAAGCAAGGCAAAGTACGTCACTTCGGAGTATCCAACCAGAAGCCTTTTCAGGTCAAGCTTCTGCAGAAATATCTTCCCTATAAGCTGGAAATAAACCAGCTGCAGTTAAGCATCGTCCATTGTCCGATGATCGATTCCGGCATATCCGTGAACATGGATATGGAACAGGCCTATGACAGAGAGGGGTCCATATTGGAATATTCCAGGCTTCATGATATGACGATTCAGGCATGGTCACCGTTTCAGAAGGGATTTTTTGGCGGGCCATTCCTTGGAGATCTGGAAAACTATCGGAAGCTGAACGAAGTGATCGATCGTCTGGCAGCTAAATATGAGGTGACAAATACAGCGATCGCCGTAGCGTGGATCACCAGACATCCGGCCAACATACAGGTAATCCTGGGCACCACAAATATACAGAGAATGAAGGATGCCTGCAAGGGCTCTGAGATTACTCTGACCAGAGATGAGTGGTATGAAGTCTATCAGGCAGCCGGAAAGAAGCTGCCGTAA
- the rpmA gene encoding 50S ribosomal protein L27: MLKMNLQLFAHKKGVGSTKNGRDSESKRLGAKRADGQFVLAGNILYRQRGTKIHPGVNVGRGGDDTLFALVDGVVRFERKGRDKKQVSVYPKVVNE; encoded by the coding sequence ATGTTGAAGATGAATCTTCAGTTATTCGCTCATAAAAAAGGTGTTGGTTCTACTAAGAACGGCAGAGATTCCGAGTCCAAGAGACTTGGTGCGAAAAGGGCGGACGGACAATTTGTGCTGGCCGGCAATATCCTTTACAGACAGCGCGGTACAAAGATCCATCCCGGAGTCAATGTAGGCCGCGGCGGCGACGACACATTGTTTGCTCTGGTAGATGGTGTGGTGCGTTTCGAGAGGAAAGGCAGAGACAAAAAGCAGGTTTCTGTGTACCCTAAGGTTGTAAACGAATAA
- a CDS encoding LysM peptidoglycan-binding domain-containing protein has product MQNKTRYSRMKVRFAVILGVILMFSVIFFSVLVSAKSSMPDTSLYKYYTAVQIDRGDTLWDIAKEYCPDSDQLKSYVKELKNINHLKSDEIHAGNYLTVVYYSEEYK; this is encoded by the coding sequence ATGCAAAATAAAACCAGATATTCCCGGATGAAAGTTAGGTTTGCCGTGATACTTGGCGTGATTCTCATGTTTTCCGTTATTTTTTTCAGTGTGCTGGTCAGTGCCAAGAGCAGTATGCCAGACACATCCCTGTATAAATATTACACGGCTGTACAAATTGACCGCGGAGACACGCTGTGGGATATCGCAAAAGAATATTGTCCCGATTCTGATCAGCTGAAATCCTATGTAAAAGAGCTGAAGAACATCAATCATCTGAAATCTGACGAGATCCATGCCGGCAATTATCTGACGGTTGTATACTATTCAGAGGAATACAAATAA
- the glmS gene encoding glutamine--fructose-6-phosphate transaminase (isomerizing) produces the protein MCGIIGYTGRLDALTVLLEGLEQLEYRGYDSAGVALLSSGNDRFLMKKAGPVATLKDACTTVDIESHCGIGHTRWATHGGVNDINAHPHIAGRITLIHNGIIENYHNLIDRFGFRESLVSETDTEVAAKLLDHYYEGDPYAAIRKTIREITGSYAFCIMFEDIHDQIFCVRNISPMVAAHMEDGSFVASDVTAIIPYTNRYFVIPEYQIVTLRQDGISVQDLDGNPVELEILEVSWNVEAAKKNGYPHYMLKEIHEQPEALRNTILPRLRDGIPDFSEDEIPDELFSFCDKIAIVACGTAMYAGMVGKALVEPIIKIPVSVNVASEFRYENPLVDDRTLVIVISQSGETIDTLAALRLSKERGAKILSVVNVKGSTIARESDYVFYTHAGPEIAVASTKAYMVQLASLYLIGCRMSMVRGKFSQKDAGEFVSRLLDTIPAVQKILENKAKLKTAASILAKAKDAFFVGRGLDYAFSLEGSLKLKEISYIHAEAYAAGELKHGTIALIEEDTPVIAVATQDHIYAKTISNIKEVKARGAFVILITKQHAEITDDICDMHFSVPVPHDRFTVFPVAVILQLLAYYTSDMKGLNVDKPRNLAKSVTVE, from the coding sequence ATGTGCGGAATTATTGGCTATACGGGGCGCCTTGACGCCCTGACTGTCTTACTGGAGGGCTTAGAGCAGTTGGAATACCGCGGATATGACAGTGCCGGCGTCGCGCTTTTATCCAGTGGGAATGATCGTTTTCTGATGAAAAAAGCCGGGCCTGTAGCTACGTTAAAGGACGCGTGCACCACTGTGGATATTGAATCACACTGCGGCATCGGTCACACCAGATGGGCTACCCATGGCGGAGTAAACGATATCAATGCCCATCCCCATATTGCTGGCAGGATAACTTTGATTCACAACGGTATCATAGAAAATTATCACAATTTGATCGATCGTTTTGGATTTCGGGAATCTCTGGTTTCGGAAACCGATACGGAAGTGGCTGCAAAGCTTCTTGATCATTATTATGAGGGAGATCCTTACGCCGCTATCCGGAAAACCATTCGGGAAATCACAGGATCTTATGCATTTTGCATCATGTTTGAGGATATCCATGATCAGATATTCTGTGTCCGGAACATAAGCCCCATGGTGGCCGCCCATATGGAGGACGGTTCATTTGTGGCGTCTGATGTCACAGCCATCATCCCCTATACAAACCGCTATTTCGTGATTCCGGAATATCAGATTGTCACTCTTCGTCAGGATGGCATTTCTGTACAGGATCTGGATGGAAATCCGGTGGAACTGGAAATCCTTGAGGTGAGCTGGAACGTGGAGGCAGCCAAAAAGAACGGCTATCCTCATTACATGCTGAAAGAGATCCATGAACAGCCGGAGGCGCTCAGGAATACGATTCTTCCCCGGCTTCGGGATGGGATTCCTGACTTTTCTGAAGACGAGATTCCCGATGAGCTCTTTTCCTTCTGTGATAAAATTGCCATCGTGGCCTGCGGGACTGCGATGTATGCGGGTATGGTTGGGAAAGCGCTGGTTGAGCCAATCATCAAGATTCCAGTATCTGTAAACGTCGCTTCTGAATTCCGCTATGAGAATCCTTTGGTGGATGACAGGACTCTGGTGATCGTAATCTCCCAGTCCGGCGAAACCATAGATACCCTTGCGGCTCTTCGCCTTTCCAAAGAACGCGGCGCTAAAATATTGTCCGTGGTCAACGTCAAGGGTTCTACTATCGCGAGGGAAAGTGATTATGTGTTCTACACTCATGCCGGGCCTGAAATCGCTGTGGCAAGTACAAAAGCGTATATGGTACAGCTGGCAAGTCTCTATTTGATCGGCTGCCGCATGTCGATGGTCCGCGGAAAGTTTTCACAAAAGGATGCCGGTGAATTTGTATCCCGCCTTCTGGATACAATTCCGGCAGTCCAGAAAATCCTGGAAAACAAAGCGAAACTCAAAACCGCAGCCAGTATCCTGGCGAAGGCAAAGGACGCGTTTTTTGTGGGAAGGGGTCTGGATTATGCGTTTTCTCTGGAAGGTTCCCTGAAGCTCAAAGAGATTTCCTATATCCATGCAGAAGCTTATGCAGCGGGAGAATTAAAGCACGGTACGATCGCCCTGATAGAAGAAGACACCCCTGTTATTGCGGTAGCCACCCAGGACCATATTTACGCAAAAACAATTTCCAACATTAAAGAGGTAAAAGCCAGAGGCGCTTTTGTCATTCTGATCACCAAGCAGCATGCGGAAATAACCGATGATATCTGCGACATGCATTTTTCAGTTCCGGTACCCCATGACCGATTTACGGTATTTCCGGTTGCCGTAATCCTGCAGCTCCTGGCCTATTACACTTCTGATATGAAAGGGCTTAATGTGGATAAACCGAGGAACCTGGCAAAATCTGTAACGGTAGAATAA